The nucleotide sequence AGGGCGGCTGTAGACACAGGAGGATCTGTAAATTAGGAGGTGGCTTGCTGGATGTCTCCCAAGAGGCTCTAATTTGTCCCTCTATCATCCATTATCTGCGCGGTGGGGAGGGCTCTCAATCCAAGCGCTGAGAAACCACAGGCCGCCCTTGGCAGCCGTGTCTGAAATAGCACACATAGTAAGCTTAAATTAGGGTGGGAGCTGAAATAGCCCTGTGGTCGCCGGCGGGGACGACTCGGAGCCTGTCAACAGAGCATCGCTCTCAGGTTCAGACCACAATTAGAGTCGTGTTAGAGAGGAATGTCGCAAAGCAACCAGAAATCATCCCTCCAGTCTCtttccccaatttttttttccaaatagctTAAGAATATGATGCATCTCTCAAGTAAAAGGACTCGATCTGTTGCATTTCCATGCATGATTTGACATGGCTTACAGTGTTTATCATCTATAGCTATTttagatagttcactcaaaaatgtaaatgttgtgtcatcatatactcaccatcaagttgttccaaacccatgagactttGGTTAATCTTCAATAtacaagatattttttataaaacctgagTTTTTGTTCGTAGACTGAAAGCCTATTCCATCAAATCTTAGAAGATCCACAAGGGTCATAATGACCTTTCGAAGAAATATGATCATTTTATATGATGAacatactatttattttttgttattcttaattttgatcttttattaatatacaaacatactgtacatacatagaGCACATCAACACAGAAGCCTGTGCATGCCTTTATGCCTTTTGGGTCTTCTAAGTTTTGGTTGCATGGACTTTTAATGTAGgaacagaaagtcatacaggtttggaacaacacgaagatgagtaactgatgacagatttttcacttTAAAACAAGGCTTAATGTTCTGAAACTGAAGggatggttcatccaaaaatgaaagttttcatatttcatatttcattttgttcatatcgttccaaacctctatgacttgTTCTTCTATAGAACTTAAAAGAAGATATGCAATGCCATATAATgttgatttaataattaatttattttcattttcaggtgaactaccACATTCACTGTTCCTCAAACTGGTGGAATGGTTTTCCCCAATCCCAACCATACCTGAACCTCTCGCTAATTTTCGAGAAGCAACTTAAAAGTTCCATAAACACTTAACTGTATTCTGCTGATGCTGACACTGACTCAAATTGTTTTATTGAAattgtatacatatacatttatacaatggTAAGTGATGAATGAAGTTACATTCCGTCACAACAGAAGTCAGGTTTAGTGGGAGGAGTCAAACTCAAGTTTGCACCTAGTAATATAACCAACTGCATAAAtggatgtaatgtaaaaaaaaataacacacatgACCACTACTGTTTTCTAAAAGACTCAGTTAAAATGTGTGAGCATATGAGTGTAAAAGCAATTCTTTCAGACAGTCTGAATCTGACACAAACAGCTTAGATATGCATCTACGTCTTCCAGGGAAAGTGCCTTGCCTAGATCCAGGGAACAAACAGTGTTTTTATTCTACAAGCAACCTGTGAAAATCACACTCGAGTATATACAACAAGCATCAAGTGTCACCTGTACACAATGCAAGGGTATCTGAGCTGCCTGATAAGGACTACACACAATAAACAGCGTTGAAGAGACACTGCTGAAACTCTTTTGAAATGCAAACAGGCcacatcattaataaataaaggcTAACGGAGCATACGTGGTGTGAAAGGACCTGAACAAAGCCATTTGTTTATATTCCAGCGAAAACCTCAGTGGTCCGTGGCATCGATGATGAAAagtttaaacacacctgaacggTGACGTGGGCTACGAGACAAATCACAGCAATCAAAGCACTGTCAAAGGGCTTCAGTAAACTCATACAGGTCAGAAAACACCTGATGTTTGGACTGCTTTCACCTCTGGGTCCATCCTAAATTACAGAGCCATCAGACCACttccaacccgatctcatggcaattcgtacatttttcacaaggtggcttattcgtacgaattcgtacgaccacactcgtacaaattcataggattgttgccaaatcgtacgtattttacgagttgcacaattcgtatgattttgtacgaatgacctacacctaacaacgcccctaaacctaaccgtcactggggtcgtataaaatcgtacgagtgaggtcgtacaaattcgtatgaataagccacctcgtaaaatacatacgaattgGTTGTGAGATAGCGTTGCCACTTCTCTGTCTTTTGACCCAGCTCAGAAATAAATTTCAAAATCATGTTGAAAGCTTTGTAATGCAGTGATGAAATTAGCAATGCAGCAAAATGCAGATCAAAACAAAtggcatttttctttttatcCCATCTGTGTAACGTGATCACTGCGGAAATTCAAAAGAGCAAAGAGAATCCGTACACTTGAAAACAGAACATAGATTTCTTAAGATTATCAGAGGATTATTTAAGgctgaaatacatttttcacatttagaGGCATTATACGGTAAATGACTGAGGACTAGACTTTCAAGTTGATAACAATAAATTAATGCAGTTAACAATAAATCAATGCAGAAACGAATGTCTTGTTGTAAGGAGATGCATGACGAATCAAAACAATATGTGATTCTTAAACAGCTTAAAATATTAACTATGACTGATATCTTCCAcctataattatttaataaagctACAAAACCATAGTTGGTGCCCTTCAAATACTACAGGACATGATTTTCTCTGGAATCGGTCAACTCTGACTGGCTTTGACATTAGGCAGCTACAGTAAACACATGCAGACTGCAAATCAGGGTAAAGGTTATGACGAGCAAATATGTAGAACATAACTAATGATATACGTCGATGGTTGAGAGCTTTTGGAGTGAGTCCTTCAGAGGATGTCCTGCAAAGACGAACCATTCTTTGACTGACACAGTGTGACCAGAACAATCTATAAAACAGAGAGAGCAGTCAGTATAAACTGAGAGTAACAACGCAAAAAATCCCTTAAAAGCGGCACAGACAGGGCATTTGTGCAATAGGCTTGTATGTTAAGAAATAATTTGCCTGACACAGCCTTTCCAAAATTACAGTGTAGTCTCGAGTGTTTGAAATCTGATATGTTTTGTCCCCTTCAGTCTGGCCCTTCTTTTCAACGGCATGTTCACCACATATTTGCCCACACCACAAATATTGGACAGAAACAAAACAATTCCCAGAATACCACAGAGCAAAGGagatttattttctgttaacGGCACAGTAAGAGGACAGCCTACATTTCTGTACATCAACAAAATGCCTAAGTTAAGGAAAAATacaaatcatatttaaattaaatcttgttattaaaaattgcctttttttcagtttaagtaattgtagtattaaaaatattatatttcagttaGATGCCAAAGCAGGATTTAATTCCCATGAATAACTTATATGTAACATTTAAATTTCATCCCATCTTTATTTCAACAGATGAGTTTATTTAACAACAGCAAACACTGCTGGGAAatatttgtaatgcttttttgTAGACTACTTTATTTATAATGGAGAAATCCACATTAGATCGTAATGTAAATAAGTTGCATCAGTTGCAAACAAGATATAACATAACAGAAATGCATCATACATGTTACTGCACTCCACGACTCCATCATATAACACGTTATAGATCAAGAAACCCCCTGCCCTTGTGTGCTTTTCCATCGCTGCCTGAAACAAAGAAACACTTAGCAAGAGTACAAACAAAGCCATGTTACTTCTTGTGGGTCTGATGCTTTTGTTaaatacagtggggtccaaaagtctgagaggaaatgtttcctttttgcattttctctcattttattactatttttaaaagacaaattacaTTATCAACCAAACTTCTAAATGTCAATATACCATAAACATTCCATAGGGTAAATTTTAGATCTCATATTTTCAATGTGTCCTCAAACTTTTGTAGCCCAAACGATTTCATATGATGCATTTTTACATGTCTTTTTTTCTCACTCATTAGAATAATTAAAgtaatatgaataaacattctaaaaacacttgtgtgtgtgaatgcctGGAACTTCACTGTTGCAGTGACGCTATCAGTAAAGATATGGAACACTAGAGTCCTTTATCacttaaagtggtcatatgatgcgatttcaagttttcctttctctttggaatgttacaagctgttcatgaatCGATAcaatccctaaagttgcaaagactaaagtctcaaacccaaagagatattctttatcaaagttaagactcgtccacgacCTCCTgaaacacctcgtttaaacacgcccccacatgtctatgtcactatgtgggatgATTTGCATAActccacccaaatgttcacgctaAGAATGAAGGCATACATTTGATTCTCGATGTAGTATTGTTGTTTTCGGCGCCATGTCGTgcagacactgtgtgtttcattgtgaaagtgaaaatactttgtttgccCTTTCAAAAgaagacacaactagaaatcagtggttaagttgtatttacaacactgttccagaacagttcagccCAAATATTCATatatgtgcagtgcattttacggaggactgtttcctgatcctggagagaagactacagtgctgccgcttctgactcacagcctgtaagtacgtttataTGTGTAAAGGATTtgcactgatgattcaaacatgagttttgagcagtgtagagtagcgcttgttgtttgtcattttttccaatcacaaacacagacatggttttatgtataTGCAGCGAGATGCAGCGCAACGCgtaaaaaagacagtataagtcataataatcagtaattatgtcgcCACTAGttgcaacaaatggctcgtttgtaatgggttttattgtttttgtcttgtcgcacaggtgttctgaccaggacatgcataaggggcataacatttcaatCACATGCTTGATGTATTCAgacaatcacaacacactggatagctggccaatcagagcaccaatgagctttgtaaaaaaaaaattatgggtttcagaaaggcagggcatagagtagaaacaataaagtacagtatgcagaattttttttttttttttaaaccttaaaacgcataaattcattataaatttcatatatcaaatattgaaaatcaaatatttcattacaccaaataaacaaaataatgttctttttagcaaaaaCGGTCATATAAGAATAAGGACACTTATACTTGAGTACAGTAGGTCAACCCCTAATCTGATATGGGATTATTTTTATtggtattttaattaattaattaattttattcaaattagctgtgataaaaactttacatttaagtttAGCTTTCCCCTCtccacatttcagttgtttaTGCTATGAATCATACCTGCATAATATAAATAACAGATGTGTTGTCACATTTGGCCAACGCGGGATTTCAATGTAGCCTACATGAGCAGCACAAGTTTTGGGccaattattgatttttctttctcttttaaccAAAGTTTGTGACATAAACAAAACCACTCCAGGGAAAGGGGCAGATGGTCCCTAAAGGACGATGGCACGCGACAGTCCTCAAGCCTGTTGAAGGGTTCACTCAcccctcctgctctctctctctttcttagcCTCGCGCACACAAACGCACGCACGCACGAGCAACACACTCAAAACTCTATCAAGACTGTTAATCATATTCAGGACAATAGCTCACGTACACCAATACAGTCAGCggcaaacaacaacaaattaaactTAAGTAATTTCCTAGACTGGATGCATCTTTTTCGCTGTACGTTGTAATGTTTCTTCTTGCTTGTTGCTGctttttttcctgataatgaatGCGCCACCCGAGCCACGCGACACATCCATTGTTATTTTAATCAGTGCAAGTCCTTGCTGCGTCATGATGGGGAACCTACTCTTACTATGGTGTGTCCTTTTCCTGAACACAACATAAGTATTCACATGCATGATGCCATTACACTTTCATCACCTCCGCGTCTCCTGTTGTGTATATATGAGGGGTGAAAAAATCTCATTGAGCATCATTCGCGCTTTACTTAATTTGACCGATCGATTCGCAGACACCATCCCACAAGACGTCACTGCTCGTGTTCCCACGGTCACTTACTGCAGCTTCCCTAACCATATGGCCCAGCAGCGGCATTCATGTGCGCGCTCGTGCTCCCAGTCTCGTGTGGAGAAGTCTGCGCGTGCGCGGCTGCGCGCTGCCCGGGGAGGCAGTAGAGACATGCAGTTGTGATGTGAAAAAACGCCATTTGGTCGAGAGCAGATGGTTGGCTTGGGGGCTGTCCGCGTCTTCAGAGAGAGTCCCCGAGGGCTCCCCTTGTATTCAGAATCAATGAAAATTAAAGCGCAAAGAAAGATGAAGAGTCAGACCTCGAGTCCAGGCTTTGTTCCTCGCGGCTACTGGTGGGCAGGAGTTAAAGTACAACAGCCCCCTATAGAAACACTTAAGTTAAACAGTCTCCCCATAGTCCACCTTCAGAAAAGAGGAGGAATGCGAGAAAGGAGCTTTCTGCTTGATTTAACCAGGACAGAATTGCGTGGCATAAATTATGCTTGAAAAGAATAAGCGAAGTGGGCATAAATCTGAGGGCTTTTCAGCGACGCTTTGCTGGGGTAATCGGGAAATGTGGGCAACGTCAGGTCAAAGAATTGTGGGTGAAAGTGTGATGATAGCTGTGTGACACGGTTCCGCTCTTATTTATGGCCAGTGGTTCAGTAACTAACTGAGGAGTGTGTTGCTATGACACCTGTCGCACTGCAAGTAAATGATTTCTTCAGGAAACGCATTCGATAATTAAAAAGGCATTTCTGTATACCTAAACTAGGAATGAATTACTTTATGAGCAATTTTCATCAAGTCCCAAAACCGATCACGCGCACTAGTGCGCGTAACTGCGTCACTGATGCACCATTGTTGCATTCCTCTGGAGCGGTTTTAATTAACGCGCTAATGAAGACCACCCTCGCGCATCCACACAAACAAACGCTCGCGAGACAGAGCGTAAAAAATCGAGATCTGGATTCATTTAACAATATGAAAGAATAAAAGAACGCATCGGGAACTTCCTCGTCAAATTAAACGCAAAATAATTGATAAAACACCAAAACAACAGAAGCTGCTAGGTACTTTTGTCAGGGATGACGTGTAGAGAGGGGAGCTCTTTCTCCCCGCAACATTGTGAGGGGAGCAGGTGCTGTGGGAATTACCATACAGctgagcacagagagagagagagagagagagagagagagagagagagagagagagagagagagagagagagagagagagagagagagagagagagagagcgctcatTCTTCCCTCACACAATAACAAAGTGCCTTAATGACAGCCACGCGAACGACACACACCACTACCGCGGTTACAATCCAGTTTAAAGAATTTACAGAGTCACCAAAACTCAAACCACTGAAACGAAGTGTTTTAAAACACTGAGAAGGTTCATTCTTGCTTTACAAGACCTAATTATGTGAGGCACCCAATTACTGCTAAATTTGAAAATCGCTAGTGAAAGTTAAATGTTACGGAAAACCCGGTTAACTGCAAGTTACCTTctcaaaattgtaaatattttattactgatatttatttatgtaaaaaaaatgaatataattttacTGTGAAATATGTTTTCGTGGTAGaccttatttattaaattaagaaatatttatacaCACGCATAATCACGAGGCAGTTATCTAAAATAGTGaatgaaaataatgattgtttgtTATTCTGTTTTGCTTCTTGTTATTTACTTCATGTTTGCAACATTTCATGCGGCCTcctatatttattattagcatattttacagttatatacattttacaatttcaaatttGTTTGTGTAAACATTATACaatgcctttttaaaataaattaatccaaaaacagaaaaaaaggttaGCACCCTAAAACGTTTTAATGACTACACGACAAAAGACACATCCAGTTTTCCTTATGAAGTCATGATGCAATGAAAAGCCCAGGGGAAAAAATACTGCACTTTTGTCCTGTTATTAGGAATGCGACATTCCTGCAATGTGTGATGCAATTTGTGGTTTAATGTCAGAGTGGGATGTACAGGATTCTCAAGGTTGCTTATTTTCCTCTATGCAaattagtctctctctctctctctctctctctctctctctctctctcgctcccagTGGCAAAGAGTTGCACATTTTACAGCTCAGTGACCATTTGccgatattttttttctttcttggggGGTTGGGGGTGGTGTAGATTGAAAAGTTCTCCTTTGTGACAACCAGAGCCAGATTGGGGAGTAGCTCATTTGCATCTCATTACCCTAGCAGGCGCTGCCTGTATATAACCGGCTGCAGGAGGACTGGGACATTAAACACGCACAATCCAGTCAGTCTCTCACATGGAAACAAGAGCACGGGAGGAAAGTTTGGATCATTTCCAGCCATTTGTATAAACGGGAAATAACCGATAACCGTGCGCCTGgggtttctgcattttttttttccggcTTCCTAAAGAATCCGCAAGTGGACTGCAAACTTTTGACAACTTGGAGTAATCATCTTCTGAGGGAATTTCCTGTTCGTCCCCCTTTTGTGCATTGGGGTTTCCTATTTATATTCGTATTTGGGATTTAAttgcttgatttatttatttatttatttttaaccaagAGGGACTTTGATGGGCTTGCACGAGCAGATTAAGTCAACACAGAGCATCAGCCAGAGCTGCCTCCCACTGAGTGGAGAACTTCGGGTCTCAATGATTTATTGAGACACGGTTTCATACAAGTGCCTGGCCCGTGGAGCTTAACATAGTTCAGATCCTCTCCACCATGGGACAACTTATGATAGCTGCTTTGCTTTGTCTCATGATAAGCCAGGTAATTAAAGCCAGCGTCTGTTTTAATGTATCTGAGCAATGATCTCACAAGAGATGTCTTCTGCCTTGTGGTGGCAACTTTTAGTAACGAGTCCAATTTCAATTTCTTTCCAGGGGTTCTCTTCTGGGGTTTTCGAGTTAAAGTTGCAGGAGTTTCTTAACAAGAAAGGGGTGTCAGGCAACGCGAACTGCTGTAAAGGATCCGCGTCAGATACTCAGCAGTGTGAATGCAAAACCTTTTTTAGGATTTGCCTGAAACACTACCAAACCAATGTGTCTCCAGATCCTCCATGCACCTACGGTGGCGCAGTTACACCAGTGCTCGGATCAAACTCCTTCCAAGTTCCCGAGAGCTTCCCTGACAGCTCCTTCACCAACCCCATCCAGTTCCCATTTGGGTTCACATGGCCGGTGAGTAGATTAATGTTGAACTTTTATACATTATACTTTATATTTGGATACATATGTACGTTTAACTGTGGTTTATAGCATGTTTAACATATAAAAACCTAAAATAATGACGCATAAGGACTCAGGATGTGGGTATTTAGTGGTGTTGGCGGGATGGGAAAAGTCACATTCCCTGGGTTGGAATATAATTGTCAGCTCAGTGTGAAATTCCGAAACCTTTCATTTTACTGCAATAAGTAAGTGTGAAATGGGCGAAATGAGGCTTGAATCCCCAGTGCGATCACACCTCAAGCCCTTCGCATCTCCCGTTATATGTAAAACAGCGGGGAGGTGTGGAGGAATGCGCTTCCGCTTGTCGATTAAATTCATATTAACGCTGCTTTTTTAAATTTCAGGGAACTTTTTCGCTGATTATCGAGGCGTTGCACACCGATTCCAACGACGATTTGTCGACAGGTAAGGAGAAAATGCagtgaatgagagagagtgtTTTAAGACATCATTAGTGTGCGTCAACGAGATAACGCTGAAATTAAACCGTCCACAGAAAACCAAGAGCGTCTGATCAGTCGTATGACCACGCAGAGGCACCTGACCGTGGGAGAGCAGTGGTCCCAGGACCTCCAGGTTGCTGGGAGGACAGAGCTGAAGTACTCCTACAGATTCGTTTGTGATGAGCACTACTACGGCGAGGGCTGCTCGGTCTTCTGCCGCCCCCGAGACGACACTTTCGGCCACTTCACCTGCGGAGAGCGCGGAGAAATTATCTGCAACTCCGGATGGAAAGGACACTACTGCACAGAATGTAAGTAGTAAAGGATATATAGCATTATTTTGCCTGCATTTGAAAAGAGTTAGTGCGCATGTTTTCggtttttaacaacaacaacaaacttcgTCGCTATGGTTGCAACAGGCGTTTGTGTGATTCAAATGAGGGACGTTGGCCAAATAATGGCACGCGTGCCATAGATTAAATGTAACGCCTGATTGGTTACTTGGCAGAGCGCTCGGCGCTGATTGGCTCAGAGCGGTGAGGTATTGTTGGAAGGAGGCAGCTGCAGAGTGAAGGTAGACAATAGAGCAGCTGTCCTGCACTGGCACCATGTACACCAGCTGTCCAACCCTTATCTGCGCCGGCTCTGGGTCGTTATGGGGAGGGGGTTGGATGAACAGAGTGAAAAAGGGGACTTCTGACCCACAGTTAGGGGAGAAAGGGGCTTTTGTTTGGGAAGCTTTTGTATAAGTGCAACTGTGTTAACTAGAGTGTCCTTCCAATGGTAGTgagaatttttgttgttgttgttttgttaaaaaagtaGCTTGGTAAAACCGGGCTGTTACTGTACTGGAATAATAATTGTGTCAGAAAAGAACTGGtattaataaatacatctttTTTGTATAGCAATCTGTCTTCCCGGATGTGATGAAGACCATGGGTTTTGTGACAAACCTGGTGAATGCAAGTAAGTGTAATGAAGATTTTCAGTTCCTCTGTTTAATACCTTTTTCTTTGATCGCAACGGAAGCTAACAACATACTAACAGTTCCTCTGCAATGCTTTTAGATGCAGAGTGGGATTTAGTGGGAAGTATTGTGACGACTGCATCCGCTATCCGGGGTGTTTGCATGGCACCTGCCAACAGCCATGGCAATGCAACTGCCAAGAGGGTTGGGGAGGCCTCTTCTGTAACCAAGGTGAGCCTTTGACACCGTGAACTAAGTAGTTGATCAAGTTGTTGGAGTTGTCCATTGACACTAGATGCAGCAGGAGACTAAcctacatgttttattatgtgttGCAGATCTCAATTACTGCACACATCACAAACCCTGCCAGAATGGGGCCACTTGCACCAACACGGGCCAGGGAAGCTACACCTGCTCATGCAGACCTGGCTTCACTGGGGACAGCTGTGAGATTGAGGTCAACGAATGCTCTGGCAGCCCGTGCAGAAACGGAGGCAGTTGCACTGTGAGTTGCAGCAGATGTATTTCATTCTCTGTGTATGACTTGAGTTTTTTCAGTGTCATAACTTCTCTTCAATCCTTCCTTGGATTTCAAAGGATCTCGAAAACACCTACAGCTGCACATGTCCTCCTGGTTTCTATGGAAAAAACTGCGAGCTGAGTGCCATGACTTGCGCCGACGGCCCTTGTTTCAACGGTGGACGCTGTGCTGACAACCCTGAAGGAGGATACTTCTGTCAGTGTCCCGCGGGCTACGCTGGTTTCAACTGTGAAAAGAAGATTGATCACTGCAGCTCCAACCCTTGCTCAAACGGTACTTTGAACGATCCCATTCTAACGCCTCAAATGCTCACTGTGGGTTGTCTGAATCCGTTGTCTCATGCCTTCTGTCCTACTTCTTCTCCTCCAGGGGCTCAGTGTCTAGATCTCGTGGACTCGTATCTCTGTCAGTGTCCTGAGGGTTTCACTGGAA is from Carassius auratus strain Wakin chromosome 13, ASM336829v1, whole genome shotgun sequence and encodes:
- the LOC113113065 gene encoding delta-like protein D isoform X2; its protein translation is MGQLMIAALLCLMISQGFSSGVFELKLQEFLNKKGVSGNANCCKGSASDTQQCECKTFFRICLKHYQTNVSPDPPCTYGGAVTPVLGSNSFQVPESFPDSSFTNPIQFPFGFTWPGTFSLIIEALHTDSNDDLSTENQERLISRMTTQRHLTVGEQWSQDLQVAGRTELKYSYRFVCDEHYYGEGCSVFCRPRDDTFGHFTCGERGEIICNSGWKGHYCTESICLPGCDEDHGFCDKPGECKCRVGFSGKYCDDCIRYPGCLHGTCQQPWQCNCQEGWGGLFCNQDLNYCTHHKPCQNGATCTNTGQGSYTCSCRPGFTGDSCEIEVNECSGSPCRNGGSCTDLENTYSCTCPPGFYGKNCELSAMTCADGPCFNGGRCADNPEGGYFCQCPAGYAGFNCEKKIDHCSSNPCSNGAQCLDLVDSYLCQCPEGFTGTHCEDNINECANYPCQNGGTCQDGLNDYTCTCPPGYTGKNCTSAINKCVHNPCHNGATCHERDSRYVCACIPGYGGRNCQFLLPENQQGQAVEGADKIYSYDEDDGGFPWTAVCAGIILVLLVLIGGTVSVVYIRLKLQQRSQQIDSPSEIETMNNLTNVCSRDKDFSISVIGSTQLKNINKKVDLQSDSAGGEKNGFKSRYSLVDYNLVHELKQEDVGKEDSEKSEATKRESLDYDSEEMHRNHLKSDSSERKRTESLCKDTKYQSVFVLSEEKDECIIATEV
- the LOC113113065 gene encoding delta-like protein D isoform X1 translates to MGQLMIAALLCLMISQGFSSGVFELKLQEFLNKKGVSGNANCCKGSASDTQQCECKTFFRICLKHYQTNVSPDPPCTYGGAVTPVLGSNSFQVPESFPDSSFTNPIQFPFGFTWPGTFSLIIEALHTDSNDDLSTENQERLISRMTTQRHLTVGEQWSQDLQVAGRTELKYSYRFVCDEHYYGEGCSVFCRPRDDTFGHFTCGERGEIICNSGWKGHYCTESICLPGCDEDHGFCDKPGECKCRVGFSGKYCDDCIRYPGCLHGTCQQPWQCNCQEGWGGLFCNQDLNYCTHHKPCQNGATCTNTGQGSYTCSCRPGFTGDSCEIEVNECSGSPCRNGGSCTDLENTYSCTCPPGFYGKNCELSAMTCADGPCFNGGRCADNPEGGYFCQCPAGYAGFNCEKKIDHCSSNPCSNGAQCLDLVDSYLCQCPEGFTGTHCEDNINECANYPCQNGGTCQDGLNDYTCTCPPGYTGKNCTSAINKCVHNPCHNGATCHERDSRYVCACIPGYGGRNCQFLLPENQQGQAVEGADKIYSYDEDDGGFPWTAVCAGIILVLLVLIGGTVSVVYIRLKLQQRSQQIDSPSEIETMNNLTNVCSRDKDFSISVIGSTQLKNINKKVDLQSDSAGGEKNGFKSRYSLVDYNLVHELKQEDVGKEDSEKSEATKRESLDYDSEEMHRNHLKSDSSERKRTESLCKDTKYQSVFVLSEEKDECIIATEVS